The following proteins are co-located in the Bosea sp. AS-1 genome:
- a CDS encoding LysR family transcriptional regulator: MAITLRQIQAFLAVAEQGTFTKAAERLHMAQPALSQLVRELERELGIRVLDRTTRRVELTEGGREFHGAALKILTDLDTAVENANGLAERRRGRIVVAVPPLLAAVIMPPAIAALREKHPGLQVTVLDARNDLVVDAVRFGKADCGIGTFSALEDNIERQPLARDSLMLFCGRGNAFASRETVAWCELADEELVTLTRDSGIRLLVEVGYESAEITLRPAYEVAQITTALALVEAGLGIAVLPTYARAVAPASIVAKPLVEPAITRDIVMIRPSGRSVSPALSAFEVLLRRFVRQLVPSEA, translated from the coding sequence ATGGCGATCACGCTGCGCCAGATCCAGGCCTTCCTCGCCGTTGCCGAGCAGGGCACCTTCACCAAGGCGGCCGAACGGCTGCACATGGCGCAGCCGGCCCTGTCCCAGCTCGTGCGCGAACTCGAGCGGGAACTCGGCATCCGTGTGCTCGACCGGACGACGCGGCGCGTCGAGTTGACGGAGGGGGGGCGCGAATTCCATGGCGCGGCCCTGAAGATCCTGACCGACCTCGATACGGCGGTGGAGAATGCGAACGGGCTGGCGGAGCGCCGGCGCGGGCGCATCGTCGTCGCGGTGCCGCCGCTGCTGGCCGCCGTCATCATGCCGCCAGCCATCGCCGCGCTGCGCGAGAAGCATCCCGGCCTGCAGGTCACGGTCCTCGATGCCCGCAACGACCTCGTCGTCGACGCGGTGCGCTTCGGCAAGGCCGATTGCGGCATCGGCACCTTCTCGGCGCTGGAGGACAATATCGAGCGCCAGCCGCTCGCCCGCGACAGCCTGATGCTGTTCTGCGGGCGCGGCAATGCCTTCGCGTCGCGGGAAACGGTAGCGTGGTGCGAGCTCGCCGACGAGGAACTCGTCACGCTGACGCGCGACAGCGGCATCCGCCTTCTGGTCGAGGTGGGTTACGAGAGTGCGGAAATCACCTTGAGGCCGGCTTACGAGGTGGCGCAGATCACCACGGCGCTGGCGCTGGTCGAGGCCGGGCTCGGCATTGCCGTGCTGCCGACCTATGCGCGCGCCGTGGCGCCAGCTTCGATCGTTGCGAAGCCTCTGGTCGAGCCGGCGATCACCCGCGACATCGTCATGATCCGCCCGAGCGGCCGCTCGGTCTCGCCCGCCTTGTCGGCCTTCGAGGTGCTGCTGCGTCGCTTCGTCCGGCAACTGGTGCCGAGCGAGGCGTGA
- a CDS encoding dihydrodipicolinate synthase family protein: protein MKYARKDAKAYARAHMKGIWAAALTPFANSLAMDEDGFRQNIRHWLDDLKIDGLFIAGKQGEFFSMSLEERKRSFELAVEASAGRGQTIMSCSDQNMDVAIDLARHAQKVGADYIVVHAPILHFFKAQDETLYEYYRTIAEKVDIGIALWSHPDSGYLMSPQLCNRLADIENVVAIKYSVPRSMYAELTRLAGDRILVSTASEEEWLDNILELGWQLYLCSSPPYLIQTANDLRMREYTDLAFRGEAAKARAVRDSLNPVREALRGTRPAEKPHAHQKYWQDLLGQVGGRVRPPMLELTEAEKAATRAAFESCGLKPGKAPLAKTG, encoded by the coding sequence ATGAAATACGCCAGGAAGGACGCCAAGGCCTATGCCCGCGCCCATATGAAGGGCATCTGGGCAGCAGCGCTCACCCCCTTCGCCAATTCCCTCGCCATGGACGAGGACGGCTTTCGCCAGAACATCCGCCACTGGCTCGACGACCTGAAGATCGACGGGCTGTTCATCGCCGGCAAGCAGGGCGAGTTCTTCTCGATGTCGCTGGAGGAGCGCAAGCGGAGCTTCGAGCTCGCGGTCGAGGCCTCGGCGGGGCGTGGCCAGACCATCATGTCCTGCTCCGATCAGAACATGGACGTGGCGATAGACCTCGCCCGCCATGCCCAGAAGGTCGGCGCCGACTACATCGTCGTACACGCGCCGATCCTGCATTTCTTCAAGGCGCAGGACGAGACGCTCTACGAATACTACCGGACCATCGCCGAGAAGGTCGATATCGGCATCGCGCTCTGGAGCCACCCGGATTCCGGCTACCTGATGAGCCCGCAGCTCTGCAACCGCCTTGCCGACATCGAGAACGTCGTCGCGATCAAGTACAGCGTGCCGCGGTCGATGTATGCGGAACTCACGCGCCTCGCCGGCGACCGCATCCTGGTCAGCACGGCCTCCGAGGAGGAGTGGCTCGACAATATCCTGGAGCTGGGCTGGCAGCTCTATCTCTGCTCCTCGCCGCCCTATCTGATCCAGACGGCGAACGATCTGCGCATGCGCGAATATACCGACCTCGCCTTCCGCGGCGAAGCGGCGAAGGCCCGCGCCGTCCGCGACAGCCTGAACCCGGTGCGCGAGGCGCTGCGCGGCACGCGACCGGCCGAGAAGCCCCATGCTCACCAGAAATATTGGCAGGACCTGCTCGGGCAGGTTGGCGGTCGCGTCCGGCCGCCGATGCTGGAATTGACCGAGGCCGAGAAGGCCGCGACGCGCGCCGCCTTCGAGAGTTGCGGGCTGAAGCCCGGCAAGGCGCCGCTCGCCAAGACCGGCTGA
- a CDS encoding 3-hydroxyanthranilate 3,4-dioxygenase produces MATEGRLKAFNFKKWIEEHEHLLKPPVGNKKVFDDGQMTVMVVGGPNQRADFHDDPVEEFFYQLKGDMMLKVVDDGKHYDVTVREGEVFLLPPHVRHSPQRPQEGSIGLVVEPARHPDQVDGFEWYCFECNGLVHRIELKVKDLVKDLPPLYEAFFSDEKARTCKQCGTLHPGKKPPQGWVAL; encoded by the coding sequence ATGGCGACCGAAGGACGGCTCAAGGCCTTCAACTTCAAGAAATGGATCGAGGAGCATGAACATCTGCTCAAGCCGCCAGTCGGCAACAAGAAGGTGTTCGACGATGGCCAGATGACGGTGATGGTGGTTGGCGGCCCCAACCAGCGCGCCGATTTCCATGACGACCCGGTGGAGGAGTTCTTCTACCAGCTCAAGGGCGACATGATGCTGAAGGTCGTCGACGACGGGAAGCACTACGACGTGACCGTCCGCGAGGGCGAGGTCTTCCTGCTGCCTCCGCATGTGCGCCACTCGCCACAGCGCCCCCAGGAAGGCTCGATCGGGCTCGTCGTCGAGCCGGCGCGTCATCCCGATCAGGTCGACGGCTTCGAATGGTACTGCTTCGAGTGCAACGGCCTGGTGCACCGCATCGAGCTGAAGGTGAAGGACCTCGTCAAGGATCTGCCGCCGCTCTACGAGGCCTTCTTCTCCGACGAGAAGGCCCGCACCTGCAAGCAGTGCGGCACCCTCCACCCTGGCAAGAAGCCGCCGCAAGGCTGGGTCGCCCTCTGA
- the bglX gene encoding beta-glucosidase BglX, translating to MDKRNGVPVVDGREDDSRTEASRSGLSRRQALSAIASAAAAAGMAGGPAAAAPKKSAKSTDPAAKKTAFIDDLIARMTIDEKVGQLRLISIGPEMPHAQLMEEVAAGRIAGSFNTVIRRDNRPLQEAAVKRSRLKIPLFFAYDVVHGHRTTFPIPLGLAASFDMAVIERMARVSAIEACNDSVDMTFAPMVDISHDPRWGRTSEGFGEDPYLVSECARASVRGFQGAAPDKPDTIMAAVKHFALYGAVEGGRDYNTVDMSPLRMHQVYLPPYKAAIDAGAGGVMVALNSVNGIPATSNVWLLQDLLRKQWGFKGVTVSDHGAITELTRHGVARDNREAAKLAIKAGIDLSMADQIYLAELPGLIASGEIKMAEIDDRVREVLGAKYDLGLFADPFLRMGKPEDDPADVRADSRLHREPAREIARETIVLLENRNQTLPLKKQGTIALIGPLADSGLDILGSWSAQGVAEQAVTVRAGIEKAIEGKAKLLTARGANVLDDPKVVEYLNFLNWDKPEVVQDPRPIETMIEEAVSVANQADVVIAVVGEVRGMSHESSSRVSIDMPGSQRRLLQALKATGKPLVVVLMNGRPLAIGWEKDNADALLETWYAGTEGGNAIADVLFGDHNPSAKLPISFPRSVGQIPTYYNALRIGRPYTEGKPGNYTSQYFEEAQGPLYPFGFGLSYSRFTLKDLKLSASQMKRGQKLTAEATLTNEGSFEGANIVQLYIADPYASIARPVKELKGFQKITLKPGESRVVRFEVGEDQLKFINADLKEVVENGRFDVQIGLDSHDVQVQSFELV from the coding sequence ATGGATAAACGAAACGGTGTGCCGGTCGTCGACGGGCGAGAGGATGACTCCCGCACGGAGGCGAGCAGGAGCGGCCTGTCCCGGCGACAGGCGCTCAGTGCCATCGCCTCGGCCGCTGCGGCGGCAGGAATGGCCGGCGGACCGGCGGCGGCAGCCCCGAAGAAATCGGCGAAATCGACGGATCCCGCGGCCAAGAAGACGGCCTTCATCGACGACCTGATTGCGCGCATGACCATCGACGAGAAGGTCGGGCAGTTGCGCCTCATCAGTATCGGCCCGGAGATGCCCCACGCCCAGCTGATGGAAGAGGTCGCAGCCGGTCGCATCGCCGGCTCGTTCAACACCGTCATCCGACGCGACAATCGGCCGCTGCAGGAGGCTGCCGTCAAGCGCAGCCGGCTGAAGATCCCGCTCTTCTTCGCTTATGACGTGGTGCACGGTCACCGCACCACCTTTCCCATCCCGCTTGGCTTGGCGGCGAGCTTCGACATGGCCGTGATCGAGCGCATGGCTCGCGTCTCGGCCATCGAGGCCTGCAACGACAGCGTCGACATGACCTTCGCGCCGATGGTCGACATCAGCCATGATCCGCGCTGGGGTCGCACTTCCGAGGGCTTCGGCGAGGACCCCTATCTCGTCTCCGAATGCGCCCGCGCCAGCGTGCGCGGCTTCCAGGGCGCCGCGCCCGACAAGCCGGACACGATCATGGCCGCGGTCAAGCATTTCGCGCTCTACGGTGCCGTCGAAGGCGGGCGCGACTACAACACGGTCGATATGAGCCCGCTGCGCATGCACCAGGTCTATCTACCGCCCTACAAGGCCGCGATCGACGCCGGCGCCGGCGGCGTCATGGTCGCGCTCAATTCCGTCAACGGCATTCCGGCGACCTCGAATGTCTGGCTGCTGCAGGACCTGCTGCGCAAGCAATGGGGCTTCAAGGGCGTCACCGTCAGCGACCATGGCGCCATCACCGAGCTGACGCGGCACGGTGTCGCGCGCGACAACCGCGAGGCGGCGAAGCTCGCGATCAAGGCCGGCATCGACCTCAGCATGGCCGACCAGATCTATCTCGCCGAGCTCCCCGGCCTCATCGCCTCGGGCGAGATCAAGATGGCCGAGATCGATGACCGGGTGCGCGAGGTGCTGGGCGCCAAATACGATCTCGGCCTCTTCGCCGACCCCTTCCTGCGCATGGGCAAGCCGGAGGACGACCCCGCCGATGTGCGCGCCGACAGCCGGCTCCACCGCGAGCCGGCCCGCGAAATCGCGCGCGAGACCATCGTGCTGCTCGAGAACCGCAACCAGACGCTGCCGCTGAAGAAGCAGGGCACGATCGCGCTGATCGGCCCGCTCGCCGATTCCGGGCTCGACATCCTCGGCAGCTGGTCGGCCCAGGGCGTGGCCGAGCAGGCCGTCACTGTCCGTGCCGGCATCGAGAAGGCGATCGAGGGCAAGGCGAAGCTCCTGACCGCGCGCGGTGCCAACGTGCTCGATGACCCGAAGGTGGTCGAGTACCTCAACTTCCTGAACTGGGACAAACCCGAGGTCGTTCAGGATCCACGCCCGATCGAGACGATGATCGAGGAGGCGGTCTCGGTCGCCAACCAGGCCGATGTGGTGATCGCGGTCGTGGGTGAAGTGCGCGGCATGTCGCATGAATCCTCGAGCCGCGTCAGCATCGACATGCCCGGCTCGCAACGCCGGCTGCTCCAGGCGTTGAAGGCGACCGGCAAGCCGCTCGTCGTCGTGCTGATGAACGGCCGCCCGCTGGCCATCGGCTGGGAGAAGGATAACGCCGACGCGCTGCTGGAAACCTGGTACGCCGGCACCGAGGGGGGCAACGCCATCGCCGATGTGCTGTTCGGCGACCACAACCCCTCGGCCAAGCTGCCGATCAGCTTCCCACGCTCCGTCGGCCAGATCCCGACCTATTACAACGCGCTGCGCATCGGCCGCCCCTACACCGAGGGCAAGCCCGGCAACTACACCTCGCAATATTTCGAGGAAGCGCAGGGGCCGCTCTATCCCTTCGGGTTCGGCCTGAGCTACAGCCGCTTCACGCTCAAGGACCTGAAGCTCTCGGCCTCGCAGATGAAGCGCGGCCAGAAGCTCACCGCCGAGGCGACACTGACCAATGAGGGTAGCTTCGAGGGCGCCAATATCGTGCAGCTCTACATCGCCGATCCCTATGCCTCGATCGCCCGGCCGGTGAAGGAGCTGAAAGGCTTTCAGAAGATCACGCTCAAGCCCGGCGAGAGCCGCGTCGTACGCTTCGAGGTCGGCGAGGATCAGCTCAAATTCATCAATGCCGACCTCAAGGAAGTGGTCGAGAACGGTCGCTTCGACGTGCAGATCGGCCTCGATTCCCACGACGTGCAGGTGCAAAGCTTCGAGCTCGTCTGA